In Leptodesmis sichuanensis A121, the following are encoded in one genomic region:
- a CDS encoding DUF2141 domain-containing protein has translation MVRSWKIGTSLLMAVSAAMFAGSAAAQYKGDLTVQVEGLKGQKGLLCYKLFSGSQGFPDSNEKAVKKDCIKITEEPIKLTFKTLTAGSYAVAVFHDTNGDRKLNRNSAGMPLEGYGFSNNPAVKTGPPKFGQAVFLVAGPNTGIRIQMKYGT, from the coding sequence ATGGTGAGGAGTTGGAAAATCGGTACATCGCTGCTGATGGCAGTTAGCGCCGCCATGTTTGCTGGCAGTGCAGCAGCTCAGTACAAAGGGGACTTGACGGTTCAGGTAGAGGGGTTAAAGGGACAAAAGGGACTATTGTGCTATAAGCTCTTTTCTGGAAGCCAGGGTTTTCCAGATAGCAATGAGAAAGCTGTCAAAAAGGACTGTATCAAAATTACGGAAGAGCCGATTAAACTAACTTTTAAGACCCTGACAGCAGGCAGCTATGCGGTAGCGGTGTTTCATGACACCAACGGCGATCGCAAACTCAACCGCAATAGTGCCGGAATGCCGCTAGAAGGCTATGGCTTTTCCAACAATCCCGCCGTGAAAACTGGCCCACCCAAATTTGGTCAGGCGGTTTTTCTGGTCGCTGGCCCCAACACAGGCATCCGGATTCAAATGAAATACGGTACCTAG
- the radA gene encoding DNA repair protein RadA, with amino-acid sequence MPKSRSLYVCSQCGAEFSQYFGKCLACEAWNTLQEQVVAASNASSARSSSLSTGRLPSRSKRSNPSAPAQPKAALTLAQISDHPQPRLSSGYVELDRVLGGGIVPGSLILIGGDPGIGKSTLLLQTANRLAQSYRVLYVCAEESGQQVKLRAMRLGVGSGEWGVESRKGGEDEEDGEGNSSSVIRHLSLTKDKGQGTKDKEPIEIQTPNSKLQTPNPPNPPSPIPNLYLLPEIDLDTILEELESLQPQIAVIDSIQALYFSALTSAPGSVAQVRECTSMLMQFAKRQNIALFIVGHVTKEGAIAGPKVLEHLVDTVLYFEGDRFASHRLLRSVKNRFGATHEIGVFEMADQGLEEVLNPSELFLGNRDEIAPGSATIVACEGTRPIVVELQALVSPTSYSSPRRSTTGIEYNRLLQILAVLEKRVGIPLSKLDAYVASSGGLNVNEPAADLGVAVAVVASFRDRIVDPRMVLIGEVGLGGQVRPVSQMELRLKEAAKLGFKRAIIPKGQTFSNVGMEVTPVGRVVDAIAIALSAQNSNQESGFHETYS; translated from the coding sequence ATGCCGAAATCGCGATCGCTATACGTTTGTAGCCAATGTGGGGCTGAGTTTTCTCAATATTTTGGTAAGTGTTTAGCCTGTGAAGCCTGGAATACTTTGCAAGAACAGGTAGTCGCTGCCAGTAATGCCTCATCAGCCCGTTCCAGTAGTTTATCAACCGGGCGATTACCCAGCCGCAGTAAACGGTCTAATCCATCGGCCCCAGCCCAACCCAAAGCCGCCTTAACCCTGGCCCAAATTTCTGATCACCCGCAACCGCGCCTCTCCTCTGGGTACGTGGAACTTGATCGCGTGCTGGGAGGCGGTATCGTTCCCGGATCCCTGATTTTGATCGGAGGCGATCCAGGCATTGGCAAGTCTACACTCCTCCTGCAAACGGCCAATCGTCTTGCCCAAAGTTATCGCGTCCTCTACGTCTGCGCTGAGGAATCTGGCCAGCAGGTGAAGTTGAGAGCGATGCGGCTGGGAGTAGGGAGTGGGGAGTGGGGAGTAGAGAGTAGGAAAGGTGGAGAGGATGAGGAAGATGGAGAAGGCAACTCGTCATCCGTCATTCGTCATTTGTCACTTACAAAAGACAAAGGACAAGGGACAAAGGACAAAGAGCCAATCGAAATCCAAACTCCAAACTCCAAACTCCAAACTCCAAACCCTCCCAATCCCCCATCCCCAATCCCCAATCTCTACCTCCTGCCCGAAATCGACCTCGACACCATCCTGGAAGAACTGGAGTCGCTGCAACCTCAGATTGCCGTCATCGATAGTATTCAGGCGTTGTATTTCAGTGCGCTGACTTCGGCTCCCGGTTCCGTAGCCCAGGTGCGGGAATGTACGTCGATGTTGATGCAGTTTGCCAAGCGGCAGAATATTGCCCTATTTATTGTCGGCCATGTGACCAAGGAAGGCGCGATCGCTGGCCCGAAAGTCTTGGAACATCTGGTAGACACGGTCCTATATTTTGAGGGCGATCGCTTTGCCAGCCATCGTCTGTTGCGCTCGGTGAAGAATCGCTTTGGTGCGACTCATGAAATTGGCGTATTCGAGATGGCAGATCAGGGACTGGAGGAGGTGCTGAATCCATCTGAACTGTTTCTGGGCAATCGGGACGAAATTGCTCCTGGTAGCGCAACGATTGTGGCCTGTGAAGGAACGCGACCGATCGTGGTGGAACTGCAAGCCCTCGTCAGTCCCACTAGCTACAGTTCTCCCCGTCGCTCTACCACAGGCATTGAGTACAACCGTCTGTTACAAATTCTGGCGGTACTGGAAAAGCGGGTGGGCATTCCCTTATCCAAATTAGATGCCTATGTTGCGTCTTCCGGTGGGTTGAATGTGAATGAACCCGCCGCTGACCTGGGGGTAGCGGTAGCAGTAGTGGCCAGTTTTCGCGATCGCATCGTCGATCCGCGGATGGTGCTGATTGGAGAAGTCGGATTGGGAGGCCAGGTACGGCCCGTTTCCCAGATGGAGTTACGCCTCAAGGAAGCGGCAAAACTTGGCTTTAAACGGGCCATCATACCCAAAGGACAAACGTTTTCTAATGTGGGGATGGAAGTCACTCCAGTGGGACGAGTGGTGGATGCGATCGCGATCGCCCTTTCGGCCCAAAACTCCAACCAGGAGTCAGGCTTCCATGAAACTTACTCTTAA
- the rpaB gene encoding response regulator transcription factor RpaB has translation MENHKEKILVVDDEASIRRILETRLSMIGYDVVTAADGEEALDTFRSADPDLVVLDVMMPKLDGYGVCQELRKESDVPIIMLTALGDVADRITGLELGADDYVVKPFSPKELEARIRSVLRRVEKTGTSGIPSSGVIHINNIRIDTNKRQVYKGDERIRLTGMEFSLLELLVSRSGEAFSRSEILQEVWGYTPERHVDTRVVDVHISRLRAKLEDDPSNPELILTARGTGYLFQRIIEPGENEKA, from the coding sequence TTGGAAAATCACAAGGAAAAAATACTGGTAGTTGATGATGAAGCAAGTATTCGTCGTATCCTTGAGACTCGCCTTTCTATGATTGGCTACGACGTTGTGACGGCGGCAGACGGCGAAGAAGCGCTAGATACCTTCCGCAGTGCCGACCCCGATCTGGTTGTTCTGGATGTCATGATGCCGAAGTTGGATGGGTATGGAGTTTGTCAGGAACTGCGGAAAGAGTCTGATGTCCCCATCATTATGCTGACGGCACTGGGCGATGTGGCCGATCGCATCACTGGACTGGAACTGGGAGCGGATGACTACGTAGTGAAACCATTCTCTCCCAAGGAATTAGAAGCCCGCATTCGATCGGTGCTGCGACGGGTGGAAAAAACCGGAACCTCTGGTATTCCCAGTTCTGGAGTGATTCATATCAACAATATCCGGATTGATACGAATAAGCGCCAGGTCTATAAAGGTGACGAGCGCATCCGGTTGACAGGCATGGAATTCAGTCTACTGGAACTGCTGGTCAGTCGTTCTGGGGAAGCATTTTCCCGATCGGAAATCCTGCAGGAAGTCTGGGGCTATACTCCAGAACGTCATGTGGATACCCGCGTGGTGGATGTTCACATCTCGCGGCTGCGGGCCAAGCTGGAAGATGATCCCAGCAATCCAGAACTCATTCTGACAGCCCGTGGAACTGGATACTTATTCCAACGAATTATCGAGCCAGGAGAAAACGAGAAGGCGTAA
- a CDS encoding cysteine desulfurase family protein has protein sequence MQIYLDYSATTPTRPEAIAAMQQALTEQWGNPSSLHAWGQRAATALERARVQVARLINAPSEAIVFTSGGTEADNLAILGVARQYTTPQHLIISSVEHSAIAESVRWLEQWGWQVTRLPVDRQGRVHPLDLKTALRANTVLVSIIYGQSEVGTLQPIATLGAIARDHGALFHTDAVQVAGRLPLDVQQLPVDLLSISSHKIYGPQGAGALYIRSGVELVPLISGGGQEAGLRSGTQAVATIAGFGVAAELAAQEMGTETPRLVTLRDRLFEQLKDVPGLLPTGDRWNRLPHHVSFCLQDADGDSLNGKALVRQMNLAGIGISAGAACRSGKVTPSPVLQAMGYSDRVAKSGIRLTLGRDTTEADIDWTAMVLKQVLERSRLQFALSRL, from the coding sequence ATGCAAATCTACCTGGATTACAGTGCCACGACTCCCACTCGCCCAGAGGCGATCGCGGCAATGCAGCAAGCTCTCACTGAGCAGTGGGGCAATCCATCTAGCCTCCATGCCTGGGGACAGCGGGCTGCCACGGCATTGGAAAGAGCCAGGGTACAAGTGGCGCGGCTGATCAATGCCCCCTCAGAGGCGATCGTGTTTACGTCGGGTGGTACCGAGGCGGATAACCTTGCCATTTTGGGGGTGGCTCGGCAGTACACCACCCCCCAGCATCTCATTATCTCCAGTGTCGAGCATTCGGCGATCGCAGAATCTGTGCGGTGGCTGGAACAGTGGGGCTGGCAGGTGACTCGCTTACCCGTTGATCGCCAGGGTCGGGTACATCCTTTGGATCTGAAAACCGCACTCCGGGCCAATACAGTCCTGGTGTCGATTATCTACGGACAGAGCGAAGTTGGGACGCTACAACCGATTGCAACCCTGGGGGCGATCGCTCGTGATCACGGTGCCCTCTTCCATACCGATGCCGTTCAGGTTGCAGGTCGCCTGCCACTGGATGTGCAACAGTTACCCGTTGATTTATTGTCCATCTCCAGTCACAAAATCTATGGGCCGCAAGGAGCCGGAGCGCTTTACATTCGTTCCGGTGTGGAATTAGTCCCGTTAATTAGCGGGGGTGGTCAGGAAGCCGGACTGCGATCTGGAACCCAGGCCGTTGCCACGATCGCAGGCTTTGGTGTAGCCGCCGAACTCGCTGCCCAGGAAATGGGTACAGAAACCCCTCGTCTGGTGACACTGCGCGATCGCCTGTTTGAACAGTTGAAAGATGTTCCTGGATTACTGCCTACGGGCGATCGTTGGAACCGCCTGCCTCACCATGTCAGCTTCTGTCTGCAAGATGCGGATGGCGACAGTCTGAATGGTAAAGCGCTGGTGCGGCAAATGAACCTGGCTGGAATTGGCATCAGTGCCGGAGCCGCCTGCCGCAGTGGGAAAGTTACCCCTAGCCCCGTTCTACAAGCTATGGGATACAGCGATCGTGTCGCTAAATCGGGGATTCGTCTAACTTTGGGACGGGACACCACAGAAGCTGACATCGATTGGACGGCAATGGTTTTGAAGCAAGTGCTGGAGCGATCGCGCCTCCAATTTGCCCTATCACGTCTATAA
- a CDS encoding endonuclease domain-containing protein, giving the protein MPGQKAQKQYYKIELCPLQQLPQCIISKRFRRITFIPTTLEKLQQASEINDLWNDSPLEDELWVAMKRLGIDAERQESVKTSKGTYQLDFAIYCNQGRINVEADGDTYHSVKDRVLQDKRRDNDLETLGWRTLRFSSRDVRERMGEYCLPMIIENINRLGGLEKHGLILRSADPNANTISQQLNLFD; this is encoded by the coding sequence TTGCCCGGACAGAAGGCCCAAAAGCAGTACTACAAGATTGAATTATGTCCTCTGCAGCAGCTTCCTCAATGCATTATCAGCAAACGGTTTCGCCGGATTACCTTTATTCCCACCACCTTAGAGAAGTTACAGCAAGCTAGTGAAATCAACGATTTGTGGAACGACAGCCCTTTGGAAGATGAATTATGGGTAGCCATGAAACGCCTAGGGATAGATGCTGAACGGCAAGAATCTGTGAAAACCAGCAAGGGAACTTATCAGCTTGATTTTGCGATTTACTGCAATCAGGGCAGAATCAATGTTGAGGCAGATGGAGATACCTATCACTCAGTCAAGGATCGAGTTCTTCAAGACAAACGCCGAGACAATGACCTGGAAACATTGGGATGGCGAACGCTGCGATTCAGCAGCCGTGATGTCCGGGAACGTATGGGAGAGTATTGTTTACCGATGATCATTGAGAATATTAATCGTCTTGGGGGTTTGGAGAAGCATGGACTGATCTTGCGTTCTGCTGATCCCAATGCAAACACAATTTCCCAGCAACTTAATTTGTTTGACTGA